Part of the Paenibacillus sp. JNUCC32 genome is shown below.
CTAAGTCCGCTCATCCTTTGTCATATCTTCTCAAGCTAATTCTTCCCTTTCCTCCCCCTTTTCAGTCGGTAAAAATGGAGGAAAACGGCTTTTCAAGACTCAACAATTCGTTCATTTTGAATTTTGGCTATTGTAATATGAACGTAAATGGAGTAATTTGTACTTATATGAACATTATGAATGGATTATAAAATGACTCTTAAGGAGATGACATGCAATGGAAAGACGTTATGCCTCACATCCGAATGAAGTGAAACAATTTGACACGGAACGGCTTCGCAAGGAATTCCATATTCCCGTCCTGTTTACGCCCGACAAGCTGGAGCTGGTCCTGACGCATGAAGACCGTTTGATTATCGGGGGTGCCGCACCCGTACGGGAGCAGGTCAAGCTGGATACCGACCTTAAAGAGCTGGGCGTTTCCTCTTTCCTTGAGCGCCGTGAGCTTGGCATCATCAATATCGGCGGACACGGTACCGTCCTGGTTGACGGGACGGAGCATGAGCTGAACAACAAAGAATGCCTGTACGTTGGCATGGGGACCGAAGAGGTCATTTTCCAAAGCACCGATCCGGCCAATCCTGCCAAATTCTATTTGAATTCGGCCCCGGCCCACCAATCGTTTCCGACGGCCAAAGCCACCCTTGAAGAAGCCGATTCCAGCGCTTTGGGCGACATCAAAAATTCCAATGATCGCGTGATCTATCGCTTCATTCATCAAAAAGGCATTCAGAGTGCCCAGCTTGTCATGGGCATGACCCTGCTGAAGGAAGGGAACATGTGGAACACGATGCCTGCCCATACGCATCCAAGACGCATGGAGGCGTATCTGTATTTTGACTTGCCGGAGGATGCGGTCGCCATCCATCTGATGGGTGAACCGAGCGAAACGCGCCACATCGTCATGCGCAACGAACAGGCCGTGATTTCGCCGAGCTGGTCGATCCACAGCGGAGTAGGCACAAGCAACTATACCTTTATCTGGGGCATGGCCGGGGACAACAAACGTTATGATGATATGGACCCCGTGTCCATGAAGGATTTAAAATAGAGGGGAATATCCATTAACCCACGGAAGAGTTGAGAACCATATGAACCCGTTACGACGTTATGAAAAAATAATGGAGTACCTTCTAACCCATAAAGAAGTGACCGTCGCCGATTTGAGCCAGCAGCTTCAGGTAACCGGAAAAACCATACGCGAGGATTTGACCAAGCTCGAGGAGCAGGGTCTGATCGTCCGCGTGCACGGCGGAGCCGTGCTGGCGCACAGCGACCAATTCGGCATCCTGCCCTCAAAAGAACCGCTGGCCAAGCACCCGGATGAGAAGACCGAAATCGCGCAGAAGGCACTGAAGCATATCAACACGGACGACATCATTGCCCTTGACGGCGGCAGCACCACGCTGGAGATCGCCCGCAGGCTGGAGGATATGCCGTTAACAATCATTACGAACGATGTCTATATCATCAGCGAGCTGGCGACCAAGAATCATATCCGGCTGGTCGTTCCGGGGGGCTACCGGGTGCGGAACATGCTCGCAGGCCCGGAAGGCGTAGCGTACGTAACGCAGCTGAACATTCAAAAAGCCTTCGTATCTGCCACGGGCGTCCATCTTGACCATGGGTTGTCCATCTATACCGGGGATTTGATTCCGTTCAAACGGGCCTTAATCGAAACCTCGGCGGAAGTTTATGCCGTCGTCGATCATCATAAATTCGGTCAGACGGCCTTGCGGACTTTTTCATCCTTGCAGGAGATCAGCGGCATCATGACCGATGCGGGACTGTCTCCCGAGACGGTAAAGCAATACGAGGGAGCCGGCGTTACCCTGCTGTAACCGCCCGCTTGAGACTCTTACCTCTATAACGAACGGCCTAGTTTCGTACTGCATCCATTTAGCGAACATATGAGAGGGGATTAACGGAGCATGAACAGGTTTGATTTATCAGGCAAAACGGCGATCGTCACCGGCTCGGCCCGCGGACTGGGGCAAGGCATCGCCATAGCGCTGGCCGAGGCCGGCGCGGATATCGTTGCCGTGTCCATGAATACAAGCGCCGAAACGATTGAAGCCATCAAGGGATTCGGCAGAAAAGCCTCCGAGATTCGGGTCGATTTAAGCGACCAAAGCAAACTTCAGCAGACCTTTGATCAAGCGCTGGAGCTGACCGGGCATGTGGACATTCTGGTAAACAATGCCGGCATTATCCGCCGGACCCCGGCCAAGGATCACGGCGTGCAGGATTGGCTTGACGTGATCGACTTGAATTTGAACACCGTCTTTTTGCTGTCCCAACTGGCCGGGAGACATATGATCGAACGCGGCAGCGGCAAGATCATTAACATTTGCTCCATGCTGTCCTACCAAGGCGGAATCAATGTGCCCGGTTACACGGCGAGCAAGCATGGCGTTGCCGGCTTAACCAAGGCTTTGGCCAACGAATGGGCAGCCAGCGGCATCCAGGTGAACGGCATTGCTCCCGGTTACATCGAAACCGATAACACGGCGGCCATCCGTCAGGACGAGGATCGCCGCACGTCCATTACGGACCGCATTCCGGCCGGACGCTGGGGCAAGCCCGAGGATATCGGAGGCCCTGCCGTGTTCCTCGCTTCCGCCGCTTCGGATTACATGAACGGGCATGTGTTATGCGTGGACGGCGGATGGATGGCCCGTTAACCAAGAAACGGCGTTATCTTTAAGCCTTGCCGTAGTGAGCTCCAACCGATTCTAGCGATAAGAGGCCTTGCGCTTTCTGCTGCTGCCGCAGCCGGAGGAGGCAAGGCCTCTTTTTGTTCGTTTACTCTTACGTTGAATTAGTACACTTTATTATGGCCGGGCACTGACATTTCGCGAATATACGAACCATCCTTTGGGACATGCTAACTTTACGAAATGGGCCTCGAAGGACCGTGAATAAAGAAAGGATGGTTTTTGGAGTCATGCGCGGAACAAAATCGATACGTTATGTCAGTCTTGCCTGCTTGCTTTCTCTTTTCGGTTCCATTGTGCTTAGCGGCTGTACGGTGAACAGCAACGACCGGGTCCCGTCCCCGAACATGGGCGTTAATCCATACCGGGTGAAC
Proteins encoded:
- the kduI gene encoding 5-dehydro-4-deoxy-D-glucuronate isomerase, whose product is MERRYASHPNEVKQFDTERLRKEFHIPVLFTPDKLELVLTHEDRLIIGGAAPVREQVKLDTDLKELGVSSFLERRELGIINIGGHGTVLVDGTEHELNNKECLYVGMGTEEVIFQSTDPANPAKFYLNSAPAHQSFPTAKATLEEADSSALGDIKNSNDRVIYRFIHQKGIQSAQLVMGMTLLKEGNMWNTMPAHTHPRRMEAYLYFDLPEDAVAIHLMGEPSETRHIVMRNEQAVISPSWSIHSGVGTSNYTFIWGMAGDNKRYDDMDPVSMKDLK
- a CDS encoding DeoR/GlpR family DNA-binding transcription regulator, with amino-acid sequence MNPLRRYEKIMEYLLTHKEVTVADLSQQLQVTGKTIREDLTKLEEQGLIVRVHGGAVLAHSDQFGILPSKEPLAKHPDEKTEIAQKALKHINTDDIIALDGGSTTLEIARRLEDMPLTIITNDVYIISELATKNHIRLVVPGGYRVRNMLAGPEGVAYVTQLNIQKAFVSATGVHLDHGLSIYTGDLIPFKRALIETSAEVYAVVDHHKFGQTALRTFSSLQEISGIMTDAGLSPETVKQYEGAGVTLL
- the kduD gene encoding 2-dehydro-3-deoxy-D-gluconate 5-dehydrogenase KduD, which produces MNRFDLSGKTAIVTGSARGLGQGIAIALAEAGADIVAVSMNTSAETIEAIKGFGRKASEIRVDLSDQSKLQQTFDQALELTGHVDILVNNAGIIRRTPAKDHGVQDWLDVIDLNLNTVFLLSQLAGRHMIERGSGKIINICSMLSYQGGINVPGYTASKHGVAGLTKALANEWAASGIQVNGIAPGYIETDNTAAIRQDEDRRTSITDRIPAGRWGKPEDIGGPAVFLASAASDYMNGHVLCVDGGWMAR